From Lentisphaerota bacterium:
GCCGTGACTTTCAGAAGAAACGTCTTTTGAAAATAGGAACCACAGTCCAACGGCAACAACACCGGTCAGACCCCCGACGACGATCCATCCAAATGGCTTCTTGAACATAGTCTACTCAACCCCATTGACTCCTAAGAAATCGCTTGTCAGGGCAGGGGAAAACCCCCAAACATTTCCCCAATACTATAGCAGAATCAGGGTGGGGCGTCAAATTGGGTGCGGGCAGCTTGACTCTTTCCCCTGATTCTGGCATGCTCCTGCGCATGGCATCGCTCTGTCAGAGCGGTTCCGGCATGCGTTCGGTCCATGCGGACCGAGGCCAACCGGAGCCAGTCGAAACGCGATTTCTTATCAATGAGCCGGCTGATGTTCACGCGGTCTGAAAGGGATTATTACGATGAGCAATCTGGATTGGCAGCGGCGGGTCAAGAAGTGGCGCGAGGCCATGCCTCGCCTGTTCTATCGCCAATTGGGGACGGTTGATCTGCAGGGGTTCTGCACGATGGAGCAACTGACCCTGGAGCAGGCGGAAAAGAAGAAGTTCCGGCCGATGCCAGCGGGAACGGCGTGGGGCGCCAAATGGGAATACGCCTGGTTCCGGGGCGAGGTGGTCGTGCCCACAAGCGCCAAAGGGGAGCGCCTCGTGCTGTGCATCGAGACGGGGGGCGAGTCGGCGATTTTTGTCAATGGCGTCGCCACCGGCGCGAAAGGGCACTCGGAGCGCGAAATCACGTTGACGCGCAAGGCCAGGGGGGGCGAAAAGTTCCACATCCTGATCGAGAGCTATGGCGGTCATGGGCGGTGGGAGGCCGGGGGGGGGCCGTGCGAGCACGGACGGGAAATGGTCCCCGAACCGGCACCCAAACAGACCCAGGTGGGAGTGACCACCTTCGGCATCTGGGAAGAGGAACTGTTCCAGCTCCGGATGGACACCGAGACACTGGCCCAGTATCTTGAGCACACGCAGGAGAAGGACTCTCTGCGGGTCGCGGAAGTGACCGAGGCGCTTAATGAGATGTCGCTGGCGGTGGATCTGGAATTGCCGCGCGCCGAAATGCTGGAGTCCGTTCGCGCCGGGCGCAAAATCCTGAAGCCCTTTCTGACGGCTCGCAACGGCTCGTCCGCGCCGACCATGCACGCCTTTGGCCATTCCCACATTGACGTGGCCTGGCTTTGGCCGTTGCAGGAGACGGAACGGAAGTGCTGCCGCACCTTCTCGTCGCAACTGGCTTTGATGGCGGAGTATCCAGAATATCGTTTTCTGCAGAGCCAGACGCACCTCTATCAGATGACCAAGAAGCGTTACCCGGCGCTCTACCAGCGCATCAAGCAGGCGGTGCGCTCAGGGCAGTGGATCGCGGATGGCGGCATGTGGGTGGAACCGGATACCAACGTGACCGGCGGCGAGTCGCTGATCCGGCAGTTCATCCATGGCAAACGTTTCTTCAGCGAAGAGTTCGGCGTGGACAGCCGCCTGATGTGGCTGCCGGATGTGTTTGGCTATTCCGCCGCGCTCCCGCAGATCATGGCCGGGTGCGGCATTGACTACTTCTCCACCCAGAAGATCTTCTGGAGTTACAGCGGCGGTTACCAGTTCCCGTATAACTGGTTCTGGTGGGAGGGGCTGGATGGTTCGCGCGTGCTGACCTATATCCACAACGACTACAACTCCCAGACCAAACCGCAGCATACGCTGGCGCGCTGGCACGAACGGGTCCAAAAAGACGGCTGGCACAAGGCCCGGCTGATGCCATTCGGATGGGGTGACGGCGGTGGCGGTCCGACCCGTAAGCACCTCGAATACCTGCGTCGGCAGGAAGACTGCCAGGGGTTGCCGAAGTGCCGACAGGAAGCGCCCGCAGTCTTCTTCGACGCCATGATGCGCTCGCCGGACCGTCGTAAGTTGCCGGTCTGGGCGGGAGAGCTCTACTTCCAGGCGCATCGCGGCACCTACACCTCGCAGGCCAGGACCAAGAAGGCGAATCGCCTGTCGGAGTTCGGGCTGCGCGAAGCGGAACTCTGGGGCGCGGCGTCGACCTGGCTGGCGGATGCCGCCTATCCGCTGACCCGCGTCGACCAGCTTTGGAAGGATGTGCTCCTCTGTCAGTTCCATGACATCATTCCCGGATCCTCCATCCACCGCGTGTACGAGGAAGCGGAGGCCATGCTGGCTGCGGTCATTCGCGACAGCCGCGCGATCGCAGACAAGGCACGAAGCGCATTGGCGCGCAAAGCGTCCGGTGCCATCACCGTGTTCAACGCCCTCTCCTGGGAGCGGGAGGCTTTGATCGAACTCCCGGCCGGCTTTGCCGGCGCGCAGGACGCGGCAGGCCAAGCCCTGCCGGTGCAGGTCATCGAGGGCCGCACTCTGGCGCGCACGCCAAA
This genomic window contains:
- a CDS encoding alpha-mannosidase, which translates into the protein MSNLDWQRRVKKWREAMPRLFYRQLGTVDLQGFCTMEQLTLEQAEKKKFRPMPAGTAWGAKWEYAWFRGEVVVPTSAKGERLVLCIETGGESAIFVNGVATGAKGHSEREITLTRKARGGEKFHILIESYGGHGRWEAGGGPCEHGREMVPEPAPKQTQVGVTTFGIWEEELFQLRMDTETLAQYLEHTQEKDSLRVAEVTEALNEMSLAVDLELPRAEMLESVRAGRKILKPFLTARNGSSAPTMHAFGHSHIDVAWLWPLQETERKCCRTFSSQLALMAEYPEYRFLQSQTHLYQMTKKRYPALYQRIKQAVRSGQWIADGGMWVEPDTNVTGGESLIRQFIHGKRFFSEEFGVDSRLMWLPDVFGYSAALPQIMAGCGIDYFSTQKIFWSYSGGYQFPYNWFWWEGLDGSRVLTYIHNDYNSQTKPQHTLARWHERVQKDGWHKARLMPFGWGDGGGGPTRKHLEYLRRQEDCQGLPKCRQEAPAVFFDAMMRSPDRRKLPVWAGELYFQAHRGTYTSQARTKKANRLSEFGLREAELWGAASTWLADAAYPLTRVDQLWKDVLLCQFHDIIPGSSIHRVYEEAEAMLAAVIRDSRAIADKARSALARKASGAITVFNALSWEREALIELPAGFAGAQDAAGQALPVQVIEGRTLARTPKLPACGWLTLRKAAPAAPALSAVRATRQSLENELVKLTLNAAGEITSIRDLTCDREMAAGPCNAFKLYKDVPSWFDAWDIDSPYKFQPVALDAKARIDVVANGPLVATLRVTRQINESELTQEISVHAGSPRVEFRTRINWQEKHKLLKVNFPVTVHSEDALHEIQFGHVRRPTHDSMEYDAARFEVCNNKWTALTEEGRGAAVLNDCKYGVSVEGNSINLTLLRAPLAPDMTADRGVQTFAYAFQCWNNAAFRDAGIVQSGYDFNIPATVHPGNGGTASLFAVDAPNVIIETVKLAEDGSGDVIVRLYEAMRTATTCTLTCALPAQRVTVVNMLEEKQGVARLKDGRAALDLRPFEIRTLRFSRG